One window of the Ananas comosus cultivar F153 unplaced genomic scaffold, ASM154086v1, whole genome shotgun sequence genome contains the following:
- the LOC109704693 gene encoding protein TIFY 5A-like — MGGISDHDIPELSLRLGSGSSGSDNNDNNCVKTSREKRWSRENKDGYRQSSLPQQQQQQQQQQQQQQRAENKITIFYDGQICVCDVTEIQARAIISMARREMEEKENRNSSKSNCNQIQQYQQQSQLQQRKNLAPNLQNSQLSNSGLSMKRSLQRFLQKRKTRINAISPYNHR, encoded by the exons atgggAGGGATATCGGATCACGATATTCCGGAGCTCAGCCTCCGACTcggcagcggcagcagcggcagcgACAACAACGATAACAACTGTGTCAAAACTAGCAG GGAGAAGAGATGGTCTCGCGAAAACAAAGACGGATATCGGCAGTCGTCCctgccgcagcagcagcagcagcagcagcagcagcagcagcagcagcagcgggcGGAGAATAAGATCACGATCTTCTACGACGGCCAGATTTGCGTCTGCGACGTGACGGAGATTCAG GCGCGAGCTATTATATCGATGGCGAGGCGAGAAatggaggaaaaagaaaatagaaatagCAGCAAAAGCAACTGCAACCAAATTCAACAATACCAACAACAATCACAGCTACAGCAAAGGAAAAATCTGgctccgaatctgcaaaattcacAGTTATCGAATTCGGGGCTTTCGATGAAGCGGTCGCTGCAACGGTTTCTTCAGAAGAGAAAAACAAGAATAAATGCAATCTCTCCCTATAACCATAGATAG